The following coding sequences lie in one Apium graveolens cultivar Ventura chromosome 1, ASM990537v1, whole genome shotgun sequence genomic window:
- the LOC141659713 gene encoding uncharacterized protein LOC141659713: MEDLDKDCEVDDDYSSKKEMNGKVSWVIDKGIWLGKKAVITGAVITSAPLVLPPLVVFSTLGLACSVPFGFVFATYACTQKIMSALLPTPESDSMLEYEKYDMEVIDLVQGSGAEGEGYDLEDVDLVQGAVEQENDELLQLVDERGYEEDEEEEADLEQAPEEQKMKDGSTEVEADNLQKKPIHTMEFDVTTEQNGGNDVLPKGAALLQEDVLYGQDDIQIYDEEPLEQEKLLDVNDTNTHMDIHKQKPVVEEKQLEAVEGAARMLELDVSDISKPERGHSYQALVYDGKNDFAVLKKDSDEMKIDIVMRSDKDGEAKNKTQERSALQENEVFALKSLEERPIKIIEHGHEGEYKEDATKYIPVEDVLSVEGTEVRNEKPIIEDMNEKAVIGIRQVIVSVHSGKKIAGEQENEDIKVCNKSQKLVLVAKRVADDTVGDIKSVVERTKASDLHSAREIADECGLDLFDYTAGGHNYYNDFNISQENDNIRSSKTGDVEDLPFLRISTKVAVSKHINLQPETDPLTPSSEGLLNEEKIWEQIDALRAIVGYSAPMHATSLEEMKALYVFTGVEPPSSLADNSDLVEMNKSLRLLKSVVGVI, translated from the exons ATGGAAGACTTGGATAAGGACTGCGAAGTTGATGATGATTATTCCTCTAAGAAGGAGATGAATGGTAAAGTTAGTTGGGTAATAGATAAAGGAATATGGTTAGGGAAAAAGGCTGTTATTACTGGTGCTGTGATTACATCGGCGCCGCTGGTTCTTCCTCCACTTGTGGTTTTTTCTACACTTGGATTAGCCTGTTCAGTCCCTTTTGGGTTTGTTTTTGCAACTTATGCTTGTACCCAAAAGATCATGAGCGCGTTGCTTCCTACACCAGAGTCGGATTCCATGTTGGAGTACGAAAAATATGACATGGAAGTTATTGATTTGGTTCAAGGTTCAGGGGCTGAGGGAGAAGGATATGATTTGGAAGATGTTGATTTGGTTCAAGGAGCGGTGGAACAAGAAAATGATGAGTTGTTGCAACTGGTGGATGAACGAGGATATGAAGAGGATGAGGAGGAAGAAGCTGATTTGGAGCAAGCGCCAGAAGAACAGAAAATGAAGGACGGATCTACAGAAGTTGAAGCAGATAATTTGCAGAAGAAACCTATCCATACAATGGAATTTGATGTGACTACTGAGCAGAATGGGGGAAATGATGTCCTGCCTAAAGGCGCAGCTCTTTTGCAGGAAGATGTACTTTATGGCCAGGATGACATTCAGATATATGATGAAGAACCTCTGGAACAAGAGAAGTTGCTGGACGTAAATGATACAAATACTCACATGGATATTCATAAGCAAAAACCAGTTGTGGAAGAGAAACAGTTGGAGGCAGTCGAAGGGGCCGCTAGGATGCTAGAACTGGATGTAAGTGATATCAGTAAACCTGAAAGAGGTCATAGTTACCAGGCACTTGTTTATGATGGGAAGAATGATTTTGCAGTGCTTAAGAAAGATTCAGATGAGATGAAAATAGACATTGTGAtgaggagtgataaggatggagaggcTAAAAATAAGACTCAAGAAAGAAGTGCATTACAGGAAAATGAAGTTTTTGCGCTCAAAAGTCTCGAGGAAAGACCAATTAAAATTATAGAGCATGGTCACGAAGGGGAATACAAGGAGGATGCTACCAAGTATATTCCAGTAGAAGATGTACTGTCAGTTGAAGGAACGGAAGTAAGAAATGAAAAGCCAATTATAGAAGACATGAATGAGAAAGCTGTTATAGGAATACGGCAAGTAATAGTTAGTGTTCACAGTGGTAAAAAGATTGCCGGTGAGCAagaaaatgaagatataaagGTGTGCAATAAATCGCAGAAGCTTGTTTTGGTGGCAAAAAGAGTTGCTGATGACACTGTTGGGGACATAAAAAGTGTTGTAGAACGCACCAAGGCAAGTGATTTGCATTCAGCTAGAGAGATTGCTGATGAATGTGGGCTGGATTTGTTCGATTACACAGCTGGTGGTCACAACTACTACAATGACTTTAACATCTCCCAAG AAAATGATAATATTAGGAGCAGCAAGACAGGTGATGTTGAAGATTTACCATTTCTTCGAATTTCCACGAAGGTAGCTGTATCCAAGCATATAAACCTTCAACCTGAGACTGATCCCCTTACGCCTTCCAGCGAG GGATTGCTCAATGAGGAGAAAATATGGGAACAAATAGATGCACTACGGGCAATAGTGGGATACTCAGCTCCTATGCATGCTACTAGTTTAGAGGAGATGAAAGCTCTTTATGTCTTTACAGGAGTCGAACCACCATCCTCACTTGCAGACAATTCCGATCTTGTGGAAATGAATAAAAGTCTCCGACTTTTGAAGTCGGTGGTAGGTGTAATATAG